In Indicator indicator isolate 239-I01 chromosome 28, UM_Iind_1.1, whole genome shotgun sequence, the genomic stretch CGCCCCTGCCTGCCCGCCTCCTGTGGGCCATTTACCGCTGTCGGCTTTATTTAAAGAAACTCAACCCAAACCCGCCCCCGGGGCTCGCAgctgggccgggccgggggcGGGGGTGCGCTAAGCGCGGCGGGTCTTAACCCGCCCCTTCCGCGCCCGCGCAGCCTCCGCCATGGGCACTGAGGGgctgctgtgctctctgcttctACTGCTGGGCCTCGGCTCTGGTACCGGGCCGGCCCCTCCACAGCTGGTGCTCGCACTCCTGGCCCGTAACGCCCAGCACTCGCTGCCGCACTGCCTGGGAGCCCTGGAGCGCATGGACTATCCCGCAGAGAGCATCGCCCTGTGGTGAGCAACCCTCGCGGGGAGCAGGAACCTTGGCTGGAGCCAGCACCCCGGGGTGCAGGGGGTAGCAGCGATCTTGAGAGAAGGGAATGGGGACTCTCGGGAGGAGCCTGGATGCTGAGGCCACAGGGGAAATAGACAGCCCTGGAGAAATGAGGATGCTATGGGATGTCCTAGGGCTTAGGAAGGGACTATAGGGTagtggggagctggggggtaGTGGGGACTCAAAAGACAATGAGGGGAAGGGAAtgggaagctggggagagggagggaactggggactAGGGGTGATTTTGGAATACTGAGGTCCTGGCTGGAGGGAACAGAATGGGGAGCCCGGGGGCACAGCGACCCTCTGTGGGGAGCCCCAGGTGGTAATAGACCTCCAGCCTCAAAGGGTGAGGGATAGCTCTTTGCTTGGTGTGGGGCCCAGCAGGGACTCGAGAgcagctgggcactgccccaCTGTGAGGGAGCAGGAACCCCACCTTTCCTCActtgaagctggtgagggagggGAGCCGGGGGCTTGATTGGATTTTACATCATCAAGGACAGATACTGCCTGCAGGTCTTGGCCCCACTCACCTCCTTCCCCAAAGACAACTCCCAAACTCCCTTTTTACCATCCTGGAGGGTGGGTAGCTGAGAGAggagctccctcagtctctcttctccctcgcTCCTCCAACTGACGTTGTCTGTGGCTGGAGCTCGTTGGAaatttttctgcagctgcttttccatGGGTGCAGGTTGAGAGCTGGCAGTGGGGTCCTGACAGGGGTGACCAGGCTGTGTCTGTGGTGGCAGATGCCAGGAGCAGGAGGTCCTTTGCCCACTGCAGTTCACGGGAGGCTCAGCCCCATTGGTCATGAGGTCAGGTGGGAGAGTTGGCGACGGTGGCTGTGTATGGCAAGGGAAGGTTTGAGGAGGGGGATTTTTGCTGCTTATTGGGGCATTTCCTCTGGCTGCCAAAGCTGCAGAGCGCAGTGGAGTGCAGAAGGGTGCTGTAGGGTGTAGCAGGGTGCACTGTAGggagcaatgaagctgctgtgctccagagtTCATGGTGGGCAGCCACAGGGCTAGGATGGGGAGAGCATTTCcagggctgctgaggggctGTAAGGACAAGGATGGGGAGAGCTAGAGAAAAACCTGACTGGTGATGGCACCAGGAAAGCAATTAGCCATTTGTCTTTCCCCTCCTGCCAGCGCAGCCTTGGTTCCTTGAAATTACATGTTATGATCTGGAGTAATGTTACATGTTCCatttccagtctgtgcctggcTCAGTGTCTTGTTCCCCAGAACATTTCTAGTGCAGGGGAGGGCCTGATTGTAGTTGTCCTTCAAGGGGGGATCCCCTGAGGCTGATATCCCTCACCCTAGGTGTGCAACTGACCACAACTCAGACAACACAACAGCGATGCTGCAGGAGTGGCTGAAGGCAGTGGGAAAGGACTATCACTCTGTGGCCTGGAAGGTGCAGGAGGAACCCAGGTGAGGCTGGGGGCATACTGGGGGGCTTTGAGTGGCTTCTGGAGCAGCACTCTGCTCGATGGCTGGGGACACTGCCAGTTTGAGCTGTAGACATGTAGAACTGGGCTGACTCAGCCCTCTGGCACGCTGCACCGAGTTTGTGCGTTCCCAGCAAGCAAAGTTAACCCCTGCTTCCCTCTGGCCCAGCTCCTACCCCGATGAAATTGGGCCCAAGCACTGGAGCTACAAACGCTACGAAAATTTAATGAGGTTGAAGCAGGAGGCTCTCACCTATGCCcgggagcagcaggcagactaCATTCTGGTAAGGGACATGGGGCATTGGTCGGGTGGGGGACAAGGTGGGCATCCCTGCATCTCCAGGACCTATGCTGTCCCCCCCCAGTTTGTGGACACTGACAGCATCCTGACCAACAACCAGACCCTCAAGTTTCTCATGGCACAAAACAAGTCGGTGGTGGCCCCCATGCTGGACTCACAGACCTTCTACTCTAACTTCTGGTGTGGCATCACACCACAGGTATGTCTCTGGAAAGCCCTGGGGAAGGGGTTGTCCCCATGGTGGAAGAGCCCCCACCATGGAGGCATCACACCAGTGATGTACCAGGGGTACTACCGCCGGACAGCTGACTACTTCCCCACCAAGAACCGGCAGCGAGTAGGCTGCTTCCCTGTCCCCGTGGTCTATGCCACCTTCCTGATCGACCTGCGGAAGGAGGAGACATCACGATTGGCTTTCTACCCACCCCATCCCAACTACACCTGGGCCTTTGATGATATCATTGTCTTTGCCTACTCCTGCCAAGCAgctggtgagggtggtggggagctgggggttgagGGTTTGTGGGGACTGCGGTATTCACTCATCCCACCTGGCAGGCGCAGAGGTCCATGTGTGCAATCAGCAGCACTTCGGCTATATCAATGTCCCCGTGAAGGCCCATCAGATGCTGGAAGATGATCATGCTAACTTTGTGCATCTCATATTGGAGGCCATGGGTGAGCCTGGAGGTGTCGCCTGCCCTGGGGTGCCGGGGACCTATTGCCAGTCCCTGGGGCTCAGCTGTTGGCCCTTGTTCCTGGCCAGAGAggtctgggctgcagcaaagtgGTGCCCCCTCTTTCTGCAGTGGATGGTCCCCCCATGCAGCGTTCCAGACACATTTCCCATCTCCCCAAGCCACTCACAAAAATGGGCTTTGATGAAGTAAGTGACCAAGGACACCCCATGTCTTCCTGTCCGTCTTTTTGGCTGCATCCGTGAATAGCAAAGCTTGTCACAGACTTTGTCCAAGCCTCCTATCCCACATCCTGTGGAGACTGGGCAAGCTGTGTCTCGCTCTGTAACAGCATGCCCCCCTGGTGGgactctccccttccttcccagatCTTCCTTATCAACCTGGTGCGGAGGCCAGACCGGCGCCAGCGTATGCTGGCatccctgctggagctggagattGCACCGCAGGTGGTGGATGCTGTGGACGGGAGGTGACTGCGGGGTGATGCATCcgtgctctggagctccccagtGTCACCCTGCTGGGGAGACTGGGGTTGGCTGGGAGAGCACACTTTGCTGATGCAGCCTCTTGCCTTGCAGCACCCTGAACAGTAGCGACATCAAAGTGCTGGGGGTGGACCTGCTTCCTGGGTACTATGACCCCTTCTCTGGCCGCACACTCACCAAGGGTGAGGTTGGCTGTTTCCTGAGCCACTACAACATCTGGAAAGAGGTATGGGGGCACAGGGTCCCTAAGGGCCACCAGCACAAGACAGGGACCCCGATCCTAAGGGCCACCAGCACAAGG encodes the following:
- the CERCAM gene encoding inactive glycosyltransferase 25 family member 3, whose product is MLQEWLKAVGKDYHSVAWKVQEEPSSYPDEIGPKHWSYKRYENLMRLKQEALTYAREQQADYILFVDTDSILTNNQTLKFLMAQNKSVVAPMLDSQTFYSNFWCGITPQGYYRRTADYFPTKNRQRVGCFPVPVVYATFLIDLRKEETSRLAFYPPHPNYTWAFDDIIVFAYSCQAAGAEVHVCNQQHFGYINVPVKAHQMLEDDHANFVHLILEAMVDGPPMQRSRHISHLPKPLTKMGFDEIFLINLVRRPDRRQRMLASLLELEIAPQVVDAVDGSTLNSSDIKVLGVDLLPGYYDPFSGRTLTKGEVGCFLSHYNIWKEIVSRGLERSVVFEDDVRFEAAFPARLQRLMEKLEEAQRDWDLIYLGRKQVNAEDEAPVEGVQNLVVAGYSYWTLAYAISHRGAQKLLAAKPLSKMLPVDEFLPIMYDKHPNEDYKQHFTPRDLLVFSVRPLLVYPTHYAGDSNWLSDTETSTIWDDDAKQTDWAGSQKTLRDLRGSAGRLRTITRDEL